In Aspergillus fumigatus Af293 chromosome 4, whole genome shotgun sequence, one genomic interval encodes:
- a CDS encoding RibD family protein has product MDHDHSDASDSSSKRIQSDQETAVLHNTENVSQPILRLGPGLIGSVEGEGHSSTAHHDTAAGSQPQHYHAGVRGLTGFGNTETGVAPQSDVVEQVNNNDVSISSSTNQDTSSSYSLIDNPPNLARIRQVMFECKEPIEISLEEFETYWPFIDNVWVKQRSNSSKEGHCTTDYYMCRLRRPTHRTSETRPLPEGKRPRKKRVREGGMCNFQIKVVRFEGAYSTVTIARTPGSSHVHSHDLDYIDKVKRNSGLMEFARKEAVKGYLPSSIYTKFQEEPEKLIEAGGKFCTVTDVRNVSAKWRIQNPEVKLVPHEGYTYQKGHGIVRARSTSDTSQPKTARKPPSLTGPPPLPPDTLSFPQFPLEFLDSYLPRPGEKRELPHVTLSYASSMDSKISLLPGMQTVLSGPEAKLMTHYLRSRHDAILIGVGTVLADNPGLNCRLEGAGGFGGLGRMWQPRPVVIDPTGRWPVHPECRMLRTAVEGKGKAPWVIVSPGAQIHPQKLMMLKGYGGDFLRIVEYNQNWRLRWEAILRALASEGIKSVMIEGGGTVLSELLNPEYTEFIDSIIVTVAPTYLGRGGVGVSPESKRDEQGKPNAALNPREIKWVPLGQNVIMCGKLRAAPSDS; this is encoded by the coding sequence ATGGACCATGACCACTCTGATGCCTCTGACTCAAGCTCGAAAAGAATACAATCTGATCAAGAAACAGCAGTCTTGCACAACACTGAAAATGTGTCTCAGCCAATCCTCAGATTGGGACCTGGACTGATTGGAAgtgtggaaggagaaggccacagCAGCACTGCGCACCATGACACGGCCGCCGGAAGTCAACCGCAGCACTATCACGCTGGGGTTCGAGGATTAACAGGTTTTGGTAATACAGAAACTGGTGTGGCTCCACAAAGTGATGTCGTTGAACAAGTGAATAACAATGATGTGTCTATTTCCTCCAGTACCAACCAAGACACAAGTTCAAGCTATAGCCTTATCGACAACCCTCCCAATCTTGCAAGGATACGACAAGTCATGTTTGAGTGCAAAGAACCTATTGAAATCAGCCTTGAGGAGTTCGAGACATATTGGCCTTTCATTGATAATGTCTGGGTGAAGCAACGGTCGAACTCCAGTAAAGAGGGACATTGCACCACAGACTATTACATGTGCCGTCTACGACGTCCAACCCATCGCACATCAGAGACACGTCCATTGCCAGAGGGCAAACGTCCCCGCAAGAAACGTGTTCGAGAAGGTGGCATGTGCAATTTTCAAATCAAGGTGGTTCGGTTTGAAGGCGCCTATTCCACTGTCACTATTGCGCGGACACCCGGTAGCAGTCACGTACACTCCCATGATCTCGACTATATAGACAAAGTAAAGCGGAACTCGGGGCTCATGGAGTTTGCGCGAAAGGAAGCGGTCAAGGGCTACCTGCCTTCTTCTATTTACACGAAATTTCAAGAGGAACCTGAAAAATTGATTGAAGCTGGAGGTAAATTTTGTACAGTTACGGATGTCCGCAATGTCTCAGCAAAATGGCGCATCCAAAATCCAGAGGTCAAACTTGTGCCGCACGAAGGTTACACCTATCAAAAAGGGCACGGGATCGTGAGAGCTCGGAGTACTAGCGACACAAGCCAGCCAAAAACCGCTAGAAAGCCACCGAGCCTAACAGGGCCGCCCCCTCTACCGCCGGATACATTGTCGTTTCCTCAATTTCCGTTGGAATTTCTTGACTCTTACCTTCCGAGACCTGGCGAGAAGCGCGAATTGCCTCATGTCACTTTGTCATATGCATCATCAATGGATTCCAAGATATCACTTCTCCCAGGGATGCAGACAGTGCTCTCGGGACCAGAAGCCAAGCTGATGACGCATTATCTAAGGTCACGCCACGACGCGATACTCATCGGAGTGGGCACTGTTTTAGCTGACAACCCCGGACTAAACTGCAGATTAGAAGGTGCAGGCGGTTTTGGGGGCCTTGGGAGAATGTGGCAACCGCGGCCTGTGGTAATCGACCCGACAGGACGATGGCCAGTCCATCCTGAGTGCAGGATGCTTCGCACTGCAGTCGAGGGCAAAGGGAAAGCTCCGTGGGTCATCGTGTCCCCTGGAGCCCAGATCCATCCGCAGAAGTTGATGATGCTGAAAGGCTACGGAGGGGACTTTCTGCGTATAGTCGAATATAACCAGAACTGGCGGTTGCGCTGGGAAGCTATTCTACGCGCATTGGCATCCGAGGGCATCAAGAGTGTTATGATCGAAGGCGGTGGGACAGTTCTGAGCGAACTCTTGAATCCCGAGTACACCGAGTTCATTGACTCTATTATTGTCACCGTTGCTCCAACATACCTGGGTCGTGGCGGGGTGGGAGTGAGCCCTGAGTCAAAGCGAGATGAACAAGGTAAACCGAATGCCGCTCTCAATCCAAGGGAGATAAAATGGGTACCGCTCGGCCAGAACGTCATAATGTGTGGGAAACTTCGCGCTGCTCCATCTGATAGTTAA
- a CDS encoding cytochrome c oxidase assembly protein COX16, whose translation MPVFQAKPFRRATTASSSLGERIGAAYRGNLQKHPFLLFGLPFIMIIVAGSFALTPAAALRYERYDRKVKQLTQEEAMELGLKGADGEEGIRRNPRRRVLGDEREEYYRLMAKDLDNWEQKRVQRFKGEPDGKL comes from the exons ATGCCTGTTTTTCAGGCAAAACCATTCCGGCGGGCGACAACAGCCTCATCGTCGCTAGGAGAACGGATCGGCGCAGCATATAGAGGAAACCTCCAAAAGCATCCTTTTCTGCTCTTTGGTCTTCCATTCATCATGATCATTGTTGCCGGGTCTTTCGCCTTGACTCCAGCCGCCGCTTTAAGATATGAAAGATATGACCGAAAAGTGAAGCAACTCACACAAGAGGAAGCTATGGAGTTGGGGCTCAAAGGGGCAGATGGGGAAGAGGGAATCAGAAGGAATCCGCGCAGAAGAGTCCTCGGAGATGAGAGGGAGGAATATTAT CGGCTCATGGCCAAAGACCTGGATAATTGGGAACAAAAACGAGTCCAGAGATTTAAGGGGGAACCCGATGGAAAACTTTAA
- a CDS encoding RCC1-like domain-containing protein, translating to MPPKKSASKAAAKPSTSTTKTTTTKKTTVAKTANKGQPAKTTAASQLKATSKKQSQATDASAKSRKSKATSASAAAATKKRKAEEVDKEPDVKTKKARVTQPPVKKPKPKVVINHAPTTRLNVYVCGEGSSGELGLGTAKNAVDVKRPRLNPHLPADRVGVVQVAVGGMHCVALTYDNKILTWGVNDQGALGRDTTWEGGYKDIDDNKSDADSDSDSDDDSGLNPYEATPTAISSDAFPPETVFVEVAAGDSSSFALTDDGQVYGWGTFRSNDGILGFDVGHKVQPTPTLIPSLKKIKHLACGDNHVLALDEKGAVFSWGSGQQNQLGRRIIERNRLNGLQPREFGLPKNIVHVSCGAFHSFAVDATGKVYAWGLNSFGETGIREGAGDDEAAIIHPTVVDSLSGKNIVQLCGGAHHSLAVSKDGQCLVWGRLDGFQTGLKVDTLPDDAVVKDERGRPRILIEPTPLPGIKASVVAAGSDHSIAIDVDGRAWSWGFSATYQTGQGTQDDIEVATVVENTAVRGKKLNWAGAGGQFSVFTEPATV from the exons atgcctCCCAAAAAAAGCGCGTCCAAGGCCGCCGCAAAGCCTTCAACGTCCACAACCAAGACTACCACTACCAAGAAAACAACTGTTGCGAAAACTGCAAACAAAGGTCAGCCTGCGAAAACTACTGCGGCTTCTCAGCTTAAGGCAACCTCGAAAAAACAATCTCAAGCCACTGATGCATCTGCAAAGTCGCGCAAATCTAAGGCCACTAGTGCCAGTGCGGCAGCTGCTaccaagaagcgcaaggctgaAGAAGTTGATAAGGAGCCCGATGTCAAGACTAAAAAAGCGCGAGTTACTCAGCCTCCGGTCAAGAAGCCGAAACCGAAGGTGGTCATCAACCATGCGCCCACTACACGATTGAACGTCTATGTTTGTGGTGAAGGTAGCTCAGGCGAACTCGGGCTCGGTACGGCGAAGAATGCGGTCGATGTGAAGAGACCGCGTCTTAATCCCCACTTGCCAGCGGACCGGGTGGGTGTGGTGCAGGTAGCTGTCGGCGGCATGCACTGCGTCGCCCTTACGTATGACAACAAAATCCTTACTTGGGGCGTCAACGACCAAGGAGCTCTTGGGCGCGACACTACGTGGGAGGGTGGTTATAAGGACATTGATGACAACAAAAGTGATGCGGACTCGGACTCGGACTCGGATGATGACAGCGGTCTCAATCCCTACGAAGCAACTCCCACTGCCATCTCGTCCGACGCATTTCCTCCTGAGACCGTCTTTGTCGAAGTCGCTGCTGGTgacagctccagcttcgctCTCACTGATGATGGTCAGGTCTATGGCTGGGGAACTTTCCGA AGCAACGACGGTATTTTAGGCTTTGATGTCGGACACAAAGTTCAGCCGACTCCCACGCTGATTCCTTCCCTCAAGAAGATTAAGCACCTTGCATGTGGTGATAACCACGTCCTCGCTTTGGATGAGAAGGGTGCAGTATTCTCCTGGGGATCCGGTCAACAAAACCAATTGGGCCGCCGCATCATCGAGCGCAACAGGTTGAACGGCCTCCAGCCGCGTGAATTTGGCCTACCAAAGAATATCGTTCATGTCAGCTGTGGTGCCTTTCATTCCTTCGCCGTCGACGCGACTGGGAAGGTCTATGCATGGGGCTTGAATAGCTTTGGTGAAACGGGTATTCGTGAGGGAGctggcgacgacgaggctGCCATAATTCACCCAACTGTCGTGGATTCACTTTCTGGGAAGAACATAGTCCAACTATGTGGTGGTGCCCATCACTCGCTTGCTGTTTCCAAGGACGGTCAATGTCTTGTGTGGGGACGCCTTGATGGCTTTCAGACCGGCCTGAAAGTCGATACTCTTCCAGATGACGCGGTTGTGAAGGACGAACGTGGACGGCCGAGGATCTTAATTGAGCCGACTCCTCTTCCCGGTATCAAAGCATCTGTTGTTGCGGCTGGCTCTGACCATTCAATTGCTATCGACGTCGACGGTCGCGCCTGGTCGTGGGGCTTTTCTGCAACCTACCAAACAGGCCAGGGCACTCAGGATGATATCGAGGTTGCGACTGTGGTTGAGAATACTGCTGTACGGGGTAAGAAGCTGAACTgggctggtgctggtggacAATTCTCCGTCTTTACCGAACCTGCAACGGTGTAA
- the csm3 gene encoding Chromosome segregation in meiosis protein 3 gives MENEGTLQDDRPASPKHAGDLFDYDFALDELWQETPNMPNNGAPMQASARDESGLGLGLDEEVKVTKKRQPVAKLDESRLLSQPGIPKLRRTAKKKLRFKGKGHEFSDAARLLNFYQLWLDDLFPRAKFADGLAIIERLGHSKRLQAMRKEWIDEEKPKDASENHNDVLKASESSGSQSDDPVVAFGGLNMADTKRSKGDIAGDYTSDAERMRVEVNLNPSGQRKLDEGLFMTDNDDVAQQPDNLGAPDDDELDALLKEQELLLMNNASA, from the exons ATGGAGAATGAAGGCACACTACAAGATGATCGACCAGCATCGCCAAAACATGCAGGCGATCTTTTTGATTATGACTTTGCCTTGGATGAGCTGTGGCAAGAGACGCCGAATATGCCAAATAATGGCGCTCCAATGCAGGCTTCTGCACGAGATGAATCAGGGCTTGGTTTAGGTCTAGACGAAGAGGTCAAAGTGACCAAAAAGCGGCAACCTGTTGCAAAGCTGGATGAGAGTCG CCTCCTGTCACAGCCTGGTATTCCAAAGTTGCGTCGCACAGCCAAGAAGAAACTGAGATTTAAAGGGAAAGGGCATGAG TTCTCCGACGCGGCACGCTTGTTGAACTTCTACCAATTGTGGCTTGACGACTTATTCCCCCGTGCAAAGTTCGCGGATGGTCTTGCCATAATTGAGCGACTCGGCCACTCGAAACGCTTACAAGCGATGCGAAAGGAATGGATAGATGAGGAGAAGCCAAAGGACGCGTCAGAAAATCATAATGATGTCCTGAAAGCCTCCGAATCATCAGGAAGTCAATCCGATGATCCTGTTGTAGCATTTGGTGGTCTCAACATGGCGGATACAAAACGATCGAAAGGGGATATTGCTGGTGACTATACGTCTGATGCAGAGAGGATGCGTGTTGAAGTCAATTTAAATCCTTCCGGACAACGCAAACTAGACGAGGGGCTCTTTATGACAGATAACGATGATGTCGCGCAGCAGCCTGATAACCTGGGAGCACCTGACGACGATGAATTGGATGCACTTCTAAAAGAACAGGAGCTACTCCTGATGAACAATGCCTCTGCCTGA
- the nic96 gene encoding linker nucleoporin NIC96, protein MSATNPSSLFGAGGLGTAAQPASSTSAANSTNIFGTPSTTQAASNASLFGNQPPTQQQPLQSSIFGHDQAQMSSGQSSRPSGQTTQPAFFNSLLERGKKRPIASVGQGSNFEELPSLQLGLDDIRRKARELGSRGLNDPLHPASTSKAHYLLAASGVSPGHALRDLKALDPQASIGLPPKEQEVFDPDNQKFLRSIQQRGRKVMIAESLARAQRDFDTFLEEKMDLDWEDQRQKIFQHFGLAHKDGTVGDMRNSFGRSTRPSRLTSSLPSYEAAGVSRRSVFGRSGLGKSVIGNPGTGRASHQLFEDPLERSDASGINSPDLRFLREKMGHYADKVQLLNSARIQGRVFPLLHEFSEVERHAGGDVPCQLFDAYRALISIVKEPPNTTSPSDPSMVRERQFSEDYLDETPNSRRTTNLKKRILEGSRSFLEKAFYSEIENMIVKNPREAQLGGIPTVINKIRAYIRLRAARKDLAPDGTELQMVGQDYCWILIFYLLRCGFITEAAEYVSQDPGFRSLDHKFVTYMTTYAQSRRLPRDLQQKINGEYQQRSRNAPDNTVDPYRMACYKIIGRCDLARRRLEGINQSVEDWMWLQFSLAREDDRAEEIAGDVFGLEDIQTDIAEIGQRIFGKGQEASGGYGIFFLLQILGGMFEQAVSYLGSYAPVSAVHFAIALAYYGLLRVSDFYTSAEEILSFTVKQYPQINFGHLITQYTREFRTGYVEAAIDYFCLLCLNADLPGSLGKSQASVCHEALREFVLETRDFAKLLGDIRSDGTRIKGLIEQRMSLIKLVDQEEFLKTITIQAAAIADDKGLVTDAVLLYHLAEDYDRVIDIINRALSDAVALELGSPGMKLQPLRPRTDLQQHANDEHEEAVEPGSSLSLTAVDDPVVLAKNMIGLYNTNALYYQRIRQINRDACGLLLRMMEAKGEVEAGQWTPALDAINELNILPLRARGSVSFIRSAAQAFSSFPPIIARNVGHVIMWSITCIGHERARLSSGVYENETRQGLADELLVMAKDLMIFSGMVKYKLPPRVYETLARAGADIGAY, encoded by the exons ATGTCTGCAACAAATCCTAGCTCCTTATTTGGAGCTGGTGGCCTAGGAACCGCAGCTCAACCGGCGAGCTCAACTTCGGCTGCTAATTCAACGAATATTTTTGGGACTCCTTCCACAACTCAAGCTGCATCGAATGCGTCGCTCTTTGGTAATCAGCCGCCAACCCAGCAACAGCCCCTTCAGTCCTCGATCTTTGGACATGATCAAGCACAGATGAGTTCAGGACAATCCTCACGACCTTCTGGCCAAACTACTCAGCCCGCTTTCTTTAACAGCCTCCTAGAGCGCGGCAAAAAGAGACCAATTGCTTCAGTTGGCCAAGGCAGCAATTTCGAAGAGCTGCCCAGCCTTCAACTAGGTCTCGATGACATTCGGAGGAAAGCAAGAGAACTCGGCAGTAGAGGGTTGAACGACCCCCTGCATCCTGCTTCGACCAGTAAAGC CCACTATCTTCTTGCCGCATCGGGCGTGTCGCCTGGTCATGCTTTGCGGGACCTCAAAGCACTAGATCCCCAGGCTTCAATAGGTCTTCCTCCAAAGGAACAGGAGGTTTTCGACCCCGACAACCAGAAATTCTTGAGAAGCATACAACAGCGTGGGCGTAAAGTGATGATTGCCGAAAGCCTTGCTCGGGCTCAGAGAGACTTTGATACGTTCcttgaggagaagatggactTAGACTGGGAGGATCAGCGCCAGAAAATCTTTCAGCACTTTGGACTGGCACATAAGGATGGCACCGTTGGCGATATGAGAAATTCATTCGGTCGCTCAACGAGACCTTCTAGACTAACTAGTTCTTTGCCGTCCTACGAAGCTGCGGGCGTCTCCCGCCGGAGTGTTTTCGGACGTTCAGGCCTGGGAAAGTCAGTCATAGGCAACCCTGGAACTGGGAGAGCAAGTCATCAGCTTTTCGAGGATCCCCTGGAACGCAGCGATGCATCTGGAATTAACTCCCCGGATCTTCGGTTTTTGCGCGAAAAAATGGGCCATTACGCGGACAAAGTTCAGCTTTTAAATTCCGCCCGGATTCAAGGGCGAGTGTTTCCGCTTCTTCATGAGTTTTCTGAAGTGGAGCGACatgctggtggtgat GTACCTTGCCAGCTTTTTGATGCGTACCGAGCTTTGATCAGTATCGTCAAAGAACCCCCGAACACCACAAGTCCCTCGGATCCTAGTATGGTGAGAGAACGACAGTTCTCTGAGGATTATTTGGATGAGACACCAAACTCGCGCCGGACAACGAACCTCAAAAAACGCATATTGGAGGGCTCTCGTTCCTTCCTAGAGAAAGCATTCTACAGCGAAATCGAGAATATGATCGTAAAGAATCCTCGAGAAGCGCAACTTGGAGGAATTCCGACGGTTATCAACAAAATTCGAGCCTATATTCGCTTGAGGGCGGCAAGGAAAGACCTTGCACCCGATGGAACGGAGCTACAGATGGTCGGGCAGGATTATTGCTGGATCTTGATATTCTATCTTCTTCGGTGCGGATTCATCACCGAAGCGGCTGAATATGTCAGCCAAGATCCTGGCTTCCGGTCCCTTGATCACAAATTTGTGACATATATGACGACTTATGCGCAGAGCAGACGGCTACCGCGAGATTTACAGCAGAAAATAAATGGCGAATATCAACAGCGTTCACGCAATGCCCCTGATAACACGGTTGATCCGTATCGCATGGCTTGCTACAAGATCATTGGCCGGTGCGACCTAGCCCGTAGGCGCTTAGAAGGCATAAATCAGAGTGTGGAAGATTGGATGTGGCTTCAATTCAGTCTGGCCAGAGAAGATGACCGTGCTGAAGAAATTGCTGGGGATGTTTTTGGCCTCGAGGATATCCAGACGGATATCGCCGAGATCGGTCAGCGCATTTTTGGCAAGGGCCAAGAGGCATCCGGCGGTTACGGCATTTTCTTTCTACTTCAGATTTTAGGAGGGATGTTCGAACAGGCAGTTTCATACCTCGGCTCTTATGCGCCAGTCAGTGCGGTGCATTTCGCAATTGCCTTGGCATACTATGGTCTGCTACGTGTGTCAGACTTCTACACATCTGCGGAAGAGATTT TATCATTTACTGTGAAACAATATCCCCAGATCAATTTCGGGCATCTCATCACCCAGTACACAAGGGAGTTTCGTACTGGATATGTTGAGGCAGCGATCGATTACTTTTGCCTGCTCTGTCTTAACGCCGACCTCCCAGGTTCTCTGGGCAAATCTCAAGCATCCGTGTGTCACGAAGCATTGCGGGAATTTGTTCTAGAGACGAGGGATTTTGCCAAACTACTTGGTGACATCCGCTCGGACGGGACTCGAATTAAGGGCTTGATTGAGCAGCGCATGAGCTTGATCAAATTGGTCGATCAAGAAGAATTTCTGAAAACCATAACAATACAAGCTGCTGCGATCGCAGATGACAAGGGGCTGGTAACGGATGCAGTCCTCTTGTATCACCTTGCTGAGGATTACGACCGCGTaattgacatcatcaaccgAGCACTGTCGGATGCTGTAGCACTGGAGTTAGGGAGCCCCGGTATGAAGCTGCAGCCGTTGCGGCCACGAACTGATCTTCAACAGCACGCcaatgatgaacatgaaGAGGCCGTGGAACCCGGAAGTAGCCTAAGTCTTACAGCGGTGGATGATCCGGTGGTTCTGGCGAAGAATATGATTGGTCTCTACAATACGAACGCTCTTTATTACCAACGAATCCGTCAGATCAATCGCGATGCCTGCGGTTTATTGCTTAGAATGATGGAGGCGAAGGGAGAAGTTGAAGCAGGCCAATGGACGCCGGCTCTAGAT GCTATCAATGAACTGAACATCTTACCCTTGCGCGCAAGAGGCTCGGTTTCCTTCATTCGAAGTGCTGCTCAAGCTTTCTCGTCTTTCCCTCCAATCATTGCACGTAACGTGGGGCATGTGATAATGTGGAGTATCACTTGCATTGGCCACGAAAGGGCAAGGTTGAGTTCTGGAGTGTATGAGAACGAGACCAGGCAAGGCCTAGCTGATGAATTACTCGTCATGGCCAAGGACctgatgatcttctccggCATGGTCAAATACAAATTACCGCCGAGAGTCTATGAGACTCTTGCTCGCGCCGGAGCGGATATCGGGGCTTACTAG
- the ptpA gene encoding uncharacterized protein — translation MSTTADQRQSPPSPWTQESKSLRLNDLSSPASLLSLRDTNLSPTKSGDGLQNAFLEQRSPSYFTIKVEDSRDRTVVREATNAKSHRHPSRNQNLHLSRNADLFDPEIVGGSVDLSQARPANDAGLHRISLSGDSKQKDPMATYDNTLSGNLAPTTINTMSCEQCAELLETCGNDVLLLDVRPYAHYARGHIKGSLNLCIPTTLLKRTSFDTRKLANTFTSDIDRRSFSRWKQCRYIIVYDAATLDMKDAVPMINMLNKFTAEGWNGEGSILRGGFKVFCNQFNALVQQPESSNPGISSNKPNSMQISLPPFAPIAGGCALPESSSAAIPFFGNIRQHMDLMGGVGQIPLQLPQNLTDSKRRLLPRWLRDASDVEDGGQKVSEKFLELEKKELDRMKQALSYEMTGVSTSAQAPSKKYRVAGIEKGNKNRYNNIYPFDHSRVRLQDVPSGGCDYVNANYMKAEYSNKRYIATQAPVPETFDDFWRVIWEQDVRIVVSLTAEIERGQVKCHRYWESGNYGPFRVNNFSERRIPMKASGSRQNQGQSTTSLSDSSEEPSEPCIIVRHFGLSHSAFPFQPLREVTQLQYPYWPDFGTTSQPSHLLQLVDECNAIIRATSNTCFDTRKAMPTEHRPVLVHCSAGCGRTGTFCTVDSVLDMLKRQHSARKTEPREISERPDTGWIYNDNVDLIAKAVADFRTQRPSMIQNLSQFVLCYESVLEWMVVQMDEGCENP, via the exons ATGTCCACTACGGCTGACCAGAGACAATCACCTCCGTCCCCGTGGACTCAGGAGTCAAAAAGCCTGCGGTTAAATGATCTTTCAAGTCCAGCGTCTTTATTATCACTGCGAGATACCAATTTATCTCCCACGAAAAGTGGCGACGGCCTGCAAAATGCCTTTTTGGAGCAACGGAGCCCTAGCTATTTCACCATCAAGGTTGAGGACTCGCGTGACAGAACGGTCGTGAGAGAAGCGACCAATGCCAAGAGCCATCGACATCCATCAAGGAACCAAAATTTGCACTTGAGCCGCAATGCAGACTTATTTGACCCAGAAATTGTGGGAGGATCGGTAGATCTGTCTCAGGCTCGCCCTGCGAATGACGCGGGTTTGCATAGGATATCATTGAGTGGGGATTCGAAACAAAAGGATCCAATGGCCACTTATGACAACACTTTGTCTGGGAACCTGGCCCCGACTACTATCAATACCATGTCATGTGAGCAATGTGCAGAGTTATTAGAGACCTGTGGAAACGATGTTTTGCTACTAGATGTGCGGCCGTATGCACATTATGCCAGGGGACACATCAAGGGTTCGCTAAACCTCTGTATCCCTACAACGCTCCTCAAACGGACTTCGTTTGACACGCGGAAGTTGGCCAACACCTTCACGAGCGACATTGACCGAAGATCATTCTCAAGATGGAAACAATGCCGCTACATCATCGTTTATGACGCTGCTACACTTGACATGAAAGATGCGGTGCCAATGATCAATATGTTGAACAAGTTTACGGCTGAGGGATGGAACGGCGAAGGTTCGATTCTTCGGGGTGGGTTCAAGGTCTTCTGCAATCAGTTTAATGCGCTTGTTCAGCAGCCTGAATCATCGAACCCTGGAATATCTTCAAATAAGCCTAATTCGATGCAGATTAGCCTTCCGCCATTTGCACCTATCGCTGGTGGCTGTGCTTTGCCGgagtcttcttctgccgccATCCCCTTCTTTGGGAATATTCGCCAGCATATGGATCTTATGGGCGGTGTTGGTCAGATTCCGCTCCAGCTCCCACAGAATTTAACAGACTCCAAAAGACGATTGCTTCCACGATGGCTCCGTGACGCTTCCgatgttgaagatggaggtCAGAAGGTGTCAGAGAAGTTCCTggagctcgagaagaaggaattagACCGTATGAAACAAGCTCTATCATATGAAATGACCGGAGTTTCTACGTCTGCGCAAGCCCCGTCGAAGAAGTATCGAGTTGCAGGGATCGAGAAGGGCAACAAGAACAGatataataatatctatCCCTTTGATCATTCCAGGGTTCGCTTGCAGGATGTTCCTTCAGGAGGTTGTGATTATGTGAACGCGAATTACATGAAGGCTGAATACAGCAATAAGCGCTACATAGCAACGCAAGCTCCAGTGCCCGAAACATTTGAT GACTTTTGGCGTGTAATCTGGGAGCAAGATGTTCGAATTGTCGTTTCTCTCACAGCAGAAATTGAAAGGGGCCAAGTTAAATGTCACCGGTATTGGGAGTCAGGGAATTATGGGCCTTTTCGAGTCAATAACTTTTCTGAGCGACGCATTCCAATGAAAGCGTCCGGGTCCCGCCAGAACCAGGGTCAGTCAACCACGTCATTGTCGGATTCTAGCGAAGAACCCAGCGAACCATGCATTATCGTCAGACATTTTGGCTTGTCACACTCGGCTTTTCCATTTCAACCACTACGAGAAGTCACCCAGCTGCAATATCCCTATTGGCCGGATTTTGGTACTACGTCGCAACCATCAcacctccttcagctggttGATGAATGCAACGCAATCATACGGGCAACAAGCAATACGTGCTTTGATACTCGCAAGGCAATGCCAACTGAACATCGACCTGTATTGGTGCATTGCAGTGCGGGATGCGGCCGTACTGGTACCTTCTGTACAGTGGATAGTGTTCTGGACATGCTAAAACGGCAGCACTCTGCACGAAAGACCGAACCTCGAGAAATCAGTGAACGGCCTGATACTGGGTGGATTTATAACGATAACGTGGACCTTATTGCAAAGGCAGTCGCCGACTTTCGAACCCAGCGACCTAGCATGATACAAAATTTGAGCCAGTTTGTCTTATGCTATGAAAGTGTATTGGAGTGGATGGTGGTTCAAATGGACGAAGGATGTGAAAATCCTTGA
- a CDS encoding F-box domain protein produces MLLNLPPELIQLVLQSSTTPSFLQVAFSCRTLYEIASSSREVILHHLHKTPGLKVDTHSLKTRQLFQLLMKRSFQQLYGAQFSAKCTTFCFEHFALDARASSLASHGDRDIALALKGRQDVYVLQAKDGKLHLKAQLRSSEDQQGRIEVLKTAFDREGGVNVLYRLVPAMDEDGFGATHPFVRHAIQSGPRVTVYMARHSLQTPNEPIRVCAFPDHAEYEPLALAAAGESTFAISWQHFRESDDYEVVLYNSPKQSSSNTPGVIGTLRFSAVLVHPVL; encoded by the coding sequence ATGTTGCTCAATCTTCCACCGGAGCTAATCCAGCTCGTCCTTCAAAGTTCGACTACGCCTTCCTTTCTACAAGTGGCATTTTCCTGTCGAACTTTGTATGAAATTGCCTCCAGTAGCCGGGAAGTGATTTTGCATCATCTGCACAAAACACCCGGCTTGAAGGTAGACACGCACAGTCTCAAGACCAGGCAGCTTTTCCAGCTGCTCATGAAGCGCTCGTTCCAGCAGCTATATGGTGCACAGTTTTCCGCGAAATGTACAACATTCTGTTTTGAACATTTCGCGCTCGATGCTCGAGCATCTTCGTTAGCTTCCCATGGTGACCGAGACATCGCTCTCGCTCTGAAAGGTCGGCAGGATGTTTATGTTCTCCAGGCCAAGGACGGGAAGCTGCATTTGAAGGCCCAGCTGAGATCATCTGAGGATCAGCAAGGAAGGATAGAAGTGCTCAAAACAGCATTTGACAGAGAAGGAGGCGTTAACGTTCTTTATCGTCTGGTACCAGCGATGGACGAAGATGGTTTTGGCGCCACACACCCATTCGTGAGACATGCGATACAGTCTGGTCCTCGTGTTACTGTCTATATGGCGCGTCACTCGCTCCAGACACCCAATGAGCCCATTCGCGTGTGTGCCTTTCCAGACCATGCGGAGTATGAGCCTCTGgctcttgctgctgccggaGAGAGCACCTTTGCAATCTCTTGGCAGCACTTCCGTGAAAGCGACGACTATGAGGTTGTTCTGTACAACTCTCCAAAACAGTCGAGCAGCAACACTCCTGGTGTAATTGGTACGTTACGCTTTTCTGCTGTCCTGGTTCACCCAGTGCTCTAA